The region CCCGGTGTGTAGTGTTATCCTTGTCCTCACCAGTGCAGCCACAGACTGCTCTGTCTGGTTAACTGttgctttcacctttgatcgatttgtagccATTTCCTGTCACAATTTGAAAAGAAGATACTGCACTGGAAAAACTGCGACCGTGGTTGTGACAACAGTCTGCATTCTGCTCTGCTTCAAAAATGTCCCGTTTTACTTTGTATATGAACCTGGGGAGATAATTGACAATGTACCGTGGTTCTGTTATAGGAAGCCAAACTATTTCACTGAGCCTGGATGGATCATATTTGACTGGTTTGATACAATGTTAATCCCATTATTCCCATTTACATTGGTTTTGTtgttcaacgctctgacagtcaggtaCATTTTAGTCGCCAGTAAAATCCGGAAGGGGTTAAGGGGTCAAATCACAGGAGATAAATCCAATGACCCggaaatggagagcagaaggaagtccatgattttactcttcaccatTTCCGGCAGTTTCATTCTTCTGTGGCTGACGTTTGTAATAGAATTCTTGTATTACAGCTTTACAGGAAAAGACCCAGGGACTTACACAAGTTCTGAATTTTTCCTTCAACAAGCTGGGATTATGCTGGCGAATTTTAATTGTTGTaccaacacatttatttatggACTGACTCAGTCCAAGTTCAGAGCGCAGCTCAAAAGAGCGATGCAATATCCAGTTGCATCATTTATTCAATTATTGAAGAAGTAGATCAATTGAGACTATCCAACAGGTGGATTCCAGCGTTTAAAATCCATAACGGAATGTTTAACCTCAGCTTCCCATTAACTGAATGGCACCAGAAATAATTGATGAACGGAATGCACACACGGTTATGGTAAGTTGAACGTGGGGTGGGCAGGTTGCGGTGACGCTGTTGGGGTTAGTGGTCGCGCTTTGCATTTAGGACACCACACTCCACCTAATTGAATAAATAGCTGGCAACTGACGACATTCTGTGGCTTCTGATAGAGGCAAATTTTAGAGGATGGGCGGTAAGAGGCTGCTGCAGCAAATTACAATCCTTAAAGAGAGGGGGCAATCAAAGACAGATAGATGGCTTGAGGGTCGTAGGTATAAGAGCAGAGATTGTCACACCGGAACAGTAACAGTGAAGCAAATGCAATATGTGTTGTCTTGAGGAAGGAAGTAAATCAGCAGCAGGAATCAGGTAAGCCGAAGAATACTGGGCCCGGAAGCGAGGCTGTACTTTTACACTCGAACTAACAGACCATTGAAATCAATAAAACCAGAAGGAAGTGGCCATGAGCAAGAGGTGACATTCAAAAGTTGGAATGCAAAGTTGGGAACAAAAGCGATACATCACCCTCTGCTGGTCAGGAGCTAAAACAATAACCATATTGGTCCTCTGCTTTCACTGTATCAATTCGGAAATGTTGGCATCCGGAAAAAGCGAACCTTATATTGTCAGTCCAACACATGGAACTGAAAGTCTTGTGGAAATTAGTAATGATGATGTTTGTTAATATTGATGCTATTATTGTTTTATTCCGGATACACTACCTGCGCCTGGCagttccaccccctccacccagtcgatggtgtctctccttctctctcgccAACTGAAATAGGGAAGCTGGTGGATATCTGTGGACTGGATCGGCGCAGGTTCTCGGCAGCGTGTCGGAACACAATGCAAGGACATCACTGCCATGTTACCTGATATTACTAAAGAGTTTCTCTcaattttcaaagaacaaagaacaaagaacaaagaaatgtacagcacaggaacaggcccttcggccctccaagcccgtgccgaccatactgcccgactaaactacaatcttctacacttcctgggtccgtatccttctattcccatcctattcatatatttgtcaagatgccccttaaatgtccctatcgtccctgcctccactacctcctctggtagcgagttccaggcacccactaccctctgcgtaaaaaacttgcctcgtacatctactctaaactttgcccctctcaccttaaacctatgccccctagtaattgacccctctaccctggggaaaagcctctgactatccactctgtctatgcccctcataattttgtatacctctatcaggtcgcccctcaacctccttcgttccagtgagaacaaaccgagtttattcaatcgctcctcatagcttatgccctccataccaggcaacattctggtaaatctcttctgcaccctctctaaagcctccacatccttctgcgacGCCATCACTCACTAAACCAGCTGCGATTAACGTTCGTCTCAAAATCACAAGCTAAGACACCTCAGTCCCCCCAAAATACTacatattattatgggccagggtttagagaactccaaagtatatcatggagaccaCCTGACCCACGGCTTTTACTATAATGTGATATGGGAAGCCCACGGCCCAGATGTGGTGCAGCTGAAATCTGAAAGTATTTctgaaagcaaaataatgtttattctatgaacttagttcgcctttttaaaacatacactgaACACCTTAGCAAACATCAATTCGATTAcagccctcaaagaatacaacactctaagtaatccttaaactttccttttaacacccataagacaaGAAAGCCctttgatctagagatagtctttagatggcagagagatcaaaattacacattATTTGGGTGgccgcagctccaacactgaaaggaAACTAAAAAAAACAAccagacacgcccaagcttttcctcaaagcgaaactaaagatcagagccagagctcagctccaccctcactctgacatcactgca is a window of Scyliorhinus torazame isolate Kashiwa2021f chromosome 26, sScyTor2.1, whole genome shotgun sequence DNA encoding:
- the LOC140402844 gene encoding probable G-protein coupled receptor 139, with the translated sequence MYETYFSAAKIIYISIAIIGVPVNFVAGVILARGKCGLSACTTRYLVAMAASDLMVVITADILFNIGCYYFAVSYLNITPVCSVILVLTSAATDCSVWLTVAFTFDRFVAISCHNLKRRYCTGKTATVVVTTVCILLCFKNVPFYFVYEPGEIIDNVPWFCYRKPNYFTEPGWIIFDWFDTMLIPLFPFTLVLLFNALTVRYILVASKIRKGLRGQITGDKSNDPEMESRRKSMILLFTISGSFILLWLTFVIEFLYYSFTGKDPGTYTSSEFFLQQAGIMLANFNCCTNTFIYGLTQSKFRAQLKRAMQYPVASFIQLLKK